GGAATGGCCAACTAAAAAAACCTTGTCCAGTTGAAAATGTTCAATACAAGCGGCAATCAATCTTCCATAATTCTCATAGGTATAAATGAATGATGTTGATTTTTCACTTCTGCCGAACCCTGGCAGATCAATTGCTATGATTGAAAAATGTTCTGAGAGAAGAGGAATGATTCTGCGAAAAGTGTAAACCGATGATACAAAGCCATGAATAAAAATAATTGGCGGCTTATGATTAAGTTCATATTCACAATAAATATTCATATTTAATAAGCTTATTATTTCTTTATTGTACGTAGAAGTTTTCAAATTTTCCTCACCAACCGTATTTAGTCTCCAGGTTAGTATTAGAAAAATGTCATATAAACATGTACTGGAGGTGAGGTGTTTTCCTAATTTAAACGTATGTATACTTTTTTATTTCGTATAGCGGTTCGCATAGGAACTTGCAACATAAGATTCCGGCTTGATTTTCGGTTCTATTCCCAACGACTCCATTCTTGAAACCATTTCATTAACAAATATTTTTGTTTTATTTTTCCGATCGGAACCGATGTCAATATGACCTTCAATTGTAAATGAAGCGCCCTTATAAATGTTTGGCAAAATGATATCAATTAGCTGCTCTTTCTTTTCCTCACTGAACATCGATACCACTTCTTCGGTTAACGTTGTTTCATAGGAAATACGTTCATGTAAATTCATCATTTTCCTTGGAATAATAACCTTTCGGATACACGCCCAAGCACCCTTTGTTTCACAGTGAATCACAATTCCTGTAATAAATCGTGTATAGCTGGAATGCACTTGCGAATCTGTTCCAAACATTAATTTATAGTTGCCATTTCGTTCCTTTTCCATAAATCGTTTAATATGCTGAAACACTTGATGGAAAGTCATATTTCTTTGGCTTAGATTCTGAAATGAAAAATCATATACATGTAATTTTGCCATATGATTAACGATTCCTCCTTTAGGATTGAAGCGTTTCCTTTTGCAAGACATGTCAATAATTTTTACAATATCTATTACTAAATAAATGCAGGTTCCTCCGCTTATATTCTAATTATAACCAACAGGTTTTGTAAAAAGTCTAAAGAAAATGTAAAGATTTATCATAGATGGAATTGGAATTAAGATCCACCTTCAAAACTATAGGGAAAACTTTGGAGCATAAAAAAGTGCCATTTTCTCGATGCTTTTGAAAGACTACTGGAGAATGGCACTTTTGAGGAGATATAGATTTTTTTAATTACTATTTTCCGCGATCAATCGCGTTACTTCAAGGAATTTATCAATATCACCAGGTGTATGACAGTGAATAGGTGATACACGAACAATAGCATCTAGTTTTACAGCTCCCAGTATTCTTTTCGAATAATGGCTGCTAGATTCCCTTGCATATACTAAAATATTATTTTCTCCATATTTTTGGACAGCATCTGGACAAGAAATATTATCAAAAGTTAATGCTAATATTAAGTCTTGAGTTTTACCATTAGCTTTTTCAAAATGAACCGTGACATTTGGAATATCTTTTATACCAATTACTTGAGAAGTCCCATTAATCAACCGGTTTAGAATTGCTTGTTCTTGTAAATGGATTCGATTCATTCCTTCAACGATTAATGTCCTCCGGTCATCAGATGAATTGAAGTAACGGCCAATTTCGCAAATATAGTTGATTATTTTTGTAAAACTAGCGAAATTGGATGGTGTTGTACTACCTACATTCCAATTATCTTGATCTGTAGCCAATAAACGATGATGCGGAAAGGAAGCAATACGATCTGAAAGGTACGCAAATCCAACGCCACGATTGCCAAACATTTTATAAGGTGCAATATTAAGTGCGTCTATTTCCCAATCCTCAACATCTATTACCCCATGAGGAGCTCCTTGTACACCATCAACAACAATAATTGTCTGCGGATTTTTTTCTTTTATTTCTGCTGCATATTTTTTAATATTATGCATCGCCCCTGTAATATTTGAAGTTAAGATAACAGAAACTAATACGGTTTGATCATCGACTAAATCTACTATATTACGAATTGGTATACTTCCTGATACTGGATCTGCATTTGCAACACGTAGTTCATGATTGTATTGTTCAGCTGCGAATTGACAAGCATCATAGGAGGAAGGATGTTCAATTGCGGTTGTTACAATATTTCCTTGTTTAGAAGCAGCTGCAACGACACTTATTATTTCAAAGATTAATTTTGAGGCTGTTAATGATGTAGCAATGGATCCATCTTTCGCATTCAGGAAGAGCCTAATGTCTTGTATACCTTGGTCAATTATTTTCCGAATATCGAGTGCTGTATCATGTGTGCGCTCTGGGCAATCTGGTAATGCAGTCAAGCGAGCTTGAGCATCCACGACAGATTCTAAACGAAGTGAACCACCAGCATTTTCAAAGAACAGACGATTATTTTCATATGAATCCTGATTCAAATATAAAAAACGTGATGCAACAATTTTTTGTAATTGCTTTGGAAAGAATTCTGTGTTACGTTCTGACATAAAAACACGACCTTTTCTAAAATTAGATTAAATAACATTTTTTATATCTGTGTTTAATTTATTATTCTTCGCATTGAAGACATCTTCATTTAAATCATTTGTTTTCTTTGCAATAATGGTTGTACCATTTAGATCTCCTGCAATATTTAAAGTTGTATGGCCTGTATCAATTACTGGCCAAATTGCTGCTAATATTGGGATAATTAGCAAAGGCATTCCCAAAGCCTCTAAAAGTACAATCGACATAACAATCCCGGCCCCTCGCACCCCTGCAGCTCCAATGGATAACACTAAACCCAATAAAACAAATTGTAATATTAATCCTAAACTAATTTCCATGCCATATAGATTTGCTGCGAAAACAGAAATCACACCAATTGCTACGGCAAAACCATCCATATTAACTGTTGCGCCAAACGGGATCGTGAACCCTGCAGTTTTCTCAGATATACCCAAGTTCTTTTTAGTAACTTGAAGAGATATTGGAATTGTTGCTGAACTAGTTGATGTAGTAAATGCAAAGAGCATCGATGGATAAATATTTTTGTAAAATTGGATTGGGTTTAATCCTGTAGTAAGCTTTAATAGGATAGGATAAACCACAAGCAGTATAATTCCTAATGCGATAAAATCAGCAACTACAAACTTGATAACCGCGGTTAACATGTCTGATCCAAAAGTACCAACTAGGTTTGCAAGTAATGCAAGAATTCCATACGGCGCTAATTTAATAATATACTCTGTTAACTTCAACATAATATTGGAGACTTCATTAATAACTTTTGTTGTCATTGGAACCTTGTCCCTTCCAAGGGATACCATTACAAGACCAATAAATACAGTAAAAACAATAATTGGCAGCATATCCATCTCGCCTAAGGATTGAAATATATTACTAGGTACCCATGAGAGAAAATGATCCATAAAGTTAAAATCACTGGATTCAACTTGTTCACCGTGGTCTAAAATGGATTGCATACCTTTACCAGGCTGCAGAATAAGTGCGATGATTACACCGATAGATGTTGCAATTAGGCTAGTAATAACAAGATATAATAAAAATCCACCCCCAACTTTACCAACAGATTTGGCGTCCTTCATTTTTAATATACCAGCCAAAATAGAAGTAATTACTAATGGAATAATTAACATTTGCAATAAACGAATGAATAATGTTCCAAATGGTTCGAGATATTTTACATTATCTCTTAAAATAATACCTAAAATAATACCTAAAAATCCGCCTATCGCAATTTGTGTGTATAACGGCATTTTTAACCAACGTTTCATTGCATCTTCTCCTCCTTTTGTGAAAGCCCTTTCAATATTGAAAATTGTAACAAATAATTAAATTATAGTAAAATTAAATTTATAACTATCAATTATTTAAAAAATAGATATTTAAGGGGGGATTTTATGAATCTAAATCAAATAGAAGCTTTTTTGACTACTATTAGACTTGGAAGTCTTTCAAAAGCAGCGAATTCCTTATATGTATCTCAATCTACTATTAGCCAGCGCCTGCACTCTATAGAAAAGGAATATGGAATAGTATTACTTAATCGGGATAGAGGAGTAAAAGGTATTTCTTTAACTAATGAGGGAGAGAGATTCTATCAAATTGCATTAGAATATGAATCATTACTATCTGAAGCAAAAAACGTAAAAATGAGAACTGATGAGATGACGATTACTATTGGGGCTGTTGACAGTGTACATAATTACATTTTTAAAGACATGTACAAAACAATTACTAAAGAAGCTTCAACTGTTCGATTGGCCATTCGCACATATCAGTCAAATGAAATTTATTCTTTAATAGAACAAAGGAAAGTTGATATTGGATTATCACTGCAAGAACGGATATTGCGTAATATTCGTGTAAAACAATTGTTTACAGAACAGATGGTCCTTATTCAACATAAAAAAAGGACACCGCAGAATAGGATGATTGCAAATGATAGTTTGCTTGCAGAAAATCAGCTATACATTAACTGGGGAATAAACTATCAAATATGGCATGAAAAACATTGGGGCTCAGCTTCAAATACCTATATTCAGATTGATACCGCAAAAATGCTGCAGGATCTTTTAATAGAATCCGACCTATGGGCAATTGTTCCAGTTTCAATTGCTAGAGATTTTTATAAAAGAGGATTAGTCGATGTATTCTTGCTAGAGGACCCACCACCAAATAGAGTATGTTATCTTGTTGAAAGAGAAGG
This region of Oceanobacillus sp. FSL K6-2867 genomic DNA includes:
- a CDS encoding LysR family transcriptional regulator gives rise to the protein MNLNQIEAFLTTIRLGSLSKAANSLYVSQSTISQRLHSIEKEYGIVLLNRDRGVKGISLTNEGERFYQIALEYESLLSEAKNVKMRTDEMTITIGAVDSVHNYIFKDMYKTITKEASTVRLAIRTYQSNEIYSLIEQRKVDIGLSLQERILRNIRVKQLFTEQMVLIQHKKRTPQNRMIANDSLLAENQLYINWGINYQIWHEKHWGSASNTYIQIDTAKMLQDLLIESDLWAIVPVSIARDFYKRGLVDVFLLEDPPPNRVCYLVEREGANKYSQQVSNIIFRSMPKTERIVHPWND
- a CDS encoding dicarboxylate/amino acid:cation symporter, whose translation is MKRWLKMPLYTQIAIGGFLGIILGIILRDNVKYLEPFGTLFIRLLQMLIIPLVITSILAGILKMKDAKSVGKVGGGFLLYLVITSLIATSIGVIIALILQPGKGMQSILDHGEQVESSDFNFMDHFLSWVPSNIFQSLGEMDMLPIIVFTVFIGLVMVSLGRDKVPMTTKVINEVSNIMLKLTEYIIKLAPYGILALLANLVGTFGSDMLTAVIKFVVADFIALGIILLVVYPILLKLTTGLNPIQFYKNIYPSMLFAFTTSTSSATIPISLQVTKKNLGISEKTAGFTIPFGATVNMDGFAVAIGVISVFAANLYGMEISLGLILQFVLLGLVLSIGAAGVRGAGIVMSIVLLEALGMPLLIIPILAAIWPVIDTGHTTLNIAGDLNGTTIIAKKTNDLNEDVFNAKNNKLNTDIKNVI
- a CDS encoding aminotransferase class V-fold PLP-dependent enzyme; its protein translation is MSERNTEFFPKQLQKIVASRFLYLNQDSYENNRLFFENAGGSLRLESVVDAQARLTALPDCPERTHDTALDIRKIIDQGIQDIRLFLNAKDGSIATSLTASKLIFEIISVVAAASKQGNIVTTAIEHPSSYDACQFAAEQYNHELRVANADPVSGSIPIRNIVDLVDDQTVLVSVILTSNITGAMHNIKKYAAEIKEKNPQTIIVVDGVQGAPHGVIDVEDWEIDALNIAPYKMFGNRGVGFAYLSDRIASFPHHRLLATDQDNWNVGSTTPSNFASFTKIINYICEIGRYFNSSDDRRTLIVEGMNRIHLQEQAILNRLINGTSQVIGIKDIPNVTVHFEKANGKTQDLILALTFDNISCPDAVQKYGENNILVYARESSSHYSKRILGAVKLDAIVRVSPIHCHTPGDIDKFLEVTRLIAENSN
- a CDS encoding ribonuclease H-like YkuK family protein produces the protein MAKLHVYDFSFQNLSQRNMTFHQVFQHIKRFMEKERNGNYKLMFGTDSQVHSSYTRFITGIVIHCETKGAWACIRKVIIPRKMMNLHERISYETTLTEEVVSMFSEEKKEQLIDIILPNIYKGASFTIEGHIDIGSDRKNKTKIFVNEMVSRMESLGIEPKIKPESYVASSYANRYTK